A single Streptomyces mirabilis DNA region contains:
- the metK gene encoding methionine adenosyltransferase, translating to MSPAMSSSSSLPSSRPSSSLPWSQIAESVTPGHPDKVADQVSDAVLDAYLATDPHARVNCEVMVTRDHVLVTGQVTAAGAVDVEAVVRGVLSDVGYREVAVHGIDATRSPVTVVLDHQSREIGAGVDEGGSGDSGIVYGYACDETPERLPLSCVLAHTLSRTLAEQRDQAPQVGLGPDGKVQVEVVAGDRPSHGRVVLSVQHAATEPPEAVREFCAEQVVKPVLATRDLPVEWVQVNPAGSFVVGGTAADAGLTGRKLMVDTYGGLARHGGGCFSGKDATKVDRSGAYVARQLALTAVEAGLAARCQVGMAYAIGRPEPVWFEVDCFGTERVDPTKLTAALRSLTDLRVDATIDRLRLRHIPFRPTATFGHFGRTGFPWEQPVRADELRAQLA from the coding sequence GTGAGCCCTGCCATGTCGTCGTCGTCCTCGTTGCCCTCCTCCAGGCCCTCCAGCAGCCTCCCCTGGTCCCAGATAGCCGAGTCCGTCACGCCCGGTCATCCCGACAAGGTCGCCGACCAGGTCTCCGACGCCGTACTCGACGCATATCTCGCCACCGACCCGCACGCACGCGTCAACTGCGAGGTCATGGTCACCCGGGACCACGTTCTGGTGACCGGCCAGGTGACCGCCGCCGGGGCGGTGGACGTCGAGGCGGTGGTACGCGGCGTGCTGTCCGACGTCGGCTACCGTGAGGTGGCTGTCCACGGCATCGACGCGACGCGCAGCCCGGTCACGGTCGTCCTCGACCACCAGTCGCGTGAGATCGGAGCGGGCGTCGACGAGGGCGGCTCCGGTGACTCCGGCATCGTGTACGGGTACGCCTGCGACGAGACGCCCGAACGGCTGCCGCTCAGCTGCGTGCTGGCGCATACGCTCAGCAGGACACTCGCCGAACAGCGCGACCAGGCACCGCAGGTCGGGCTCGGACCCGACGGCAAGGTGCAGGTGGAGGTCGTGGCCGGCGACCGACCCTCGCACGGCCGGGTCGTGCTCTCCGTCCAGCACGCCGCCACGGAACCGCCCGAAGCGGTACGGGAGTTCTGCGCCGAGCAGGTGGTCAAGCCCGTCCTGGCGACGCGGGACCTTCCCGTCGAGTGGGTCCAGGTCAACCCCGCCGGGTCGTTCGTAGTCGGAGGCACCGCGGCCGATGCGGGGCTCACGGGCCGCAAACTCATGGTCGACACCTACGGGGGCCTCGCCCGCCACGGCGGCGGCTGCTTCTCCGGCAAGGACGCCACCAAGGTGGATCGTTCGGGCGCCTACGTGGCACGTCAGCTCGCCCTGACCGCGGTCGAGGCCGGCCTTGCCGCGCGGTGCCAGGTGGGCATGGCCTACGCGATCGGACGCCCCGAGCCGGTGTGGTTCGAGGTGGACTGCTTCGGCACCGAGCGCGTCGACCCGACGAAGCTCACCGCCGCGCTGCGCTCACTGACCGACCTGCGGGTCGACGCCACCATCGACCGGCTCCGCCTGCGCCACATCCCCTTCCGCCCCACCGCCACCTTCGGCCACTTCGGACGCACCGGCTTCCCCTGGGAGCAGCCGGTGCGCGCCGACGAACTGCGCGCCCAGCTGGCCTGA
- a CDS encoding pyridoxal phosphate-dependent aminotransferase: MQERSTGLPARWRLSTNENEFGPAPSAVEAMVAAAQDAHRYPDCAHHSLRRSLARLHGVSEEAILVATGIDGLLAQVCRSLLHPDSPVVTTTGTYPTFAHFAEAAGAVVHTVDYHQDRADAEALADAARRHRAALVYLAEPDNPLGSALGADEVLRLADRLPESTVLVVDGAYTEYAATRPLDARDVMGRRLLWLRTFSKAHGLAGLRVGYCLYDRTTTAGLDRGLEHYAVGRLAETAARAALDDARHLDRTVALTTAGRTHYQAELAALGCRPLPSETNFVTFRIPGDPGRTGEVTNAMRQRGTYIRPVRIPGRPDLVRLTVGPPAQRAEVLGLLRDLL, from the coding sequence ATGCAAGAACGTTCCACCGGTCTGCCCGCACGATGGCGCCTGTCCACCAACGAGAACGAGTTCGGCCCCGCGCCCTCGGCCGTCGAGGCCATGGTCGCCGCCGCACAGGACGCGCACCGCTATCCGGACTGCGCGCACCACTCGCTGCGCCGGAGCCTGGCCCGCCTGCACGGGGTGAGCGAGGAGGCGATCCTGGTGGCGACGGGCATCGACGGCCTGCTGGCCCAGGTGTGCCGCTCGCTGCTGCACCCCGACTCGCCGGTGGTCACCACCACGGGCACCTATCCGACGTTCGCCCACTTCGCCGAGGCTGCCGGGGCCGTGGTCCACACCGTCGACTACCACCAGGACCGCGCCGACGCCGAGGCACTGGCCGACGCCGCGCGCCGGCATCGGGCCGCACTGGTCTACCTGGCCGAACCCGACAACCCGCTGGGCAGTGCCCTGGGAGCCGACGAGGTGCTGCGACTCGCCGACCGGCTCCCGGAGTCCACCGTCCTGGTCGTCGACGGGGCCTACACCGAGTACGCCGCGACCCGCCCGCTGGACGCGCGGGATGTCATGGGGCGCCGCCTGCTGTGGTTGCGCACCTTCTCCAAGGCCCATGGTCTGGCGGGGCTGCGGGTGGGCTACTGCCTGTACGACCGCACCACGACGGCCGGCCTCGATCGCGGCCTGGAGCACTACGCGGTCGGCCGGCTCGCCGAGACGGCCGCACGCGCGGCCCTCGACGACGCCCGGCACCTGGACCGGACGGTCGCCCTGACCACGGCCGGCCGCACGCACTACCAGGCGGAACTGGCGGCGCTCGGCTGCCGGCCCCTGCCGTCCGAGACGAACTTCGTGACCTTCCGGATCCCGGGCGACCCCGGCCGCACCGGCGAGGTGACGAACGCCATGCGACAGCGGGGCACGTACATCCGGCCGGTGCGGATCCCCGGGCGGCCCGACCTGGTACGCCTCACGGTCGGCCCGCCGGCCCAACGCGCCGAGGTGCTCGGCCTGTTGCGCGACCTTCTCTGA
- a CDS encoding iron-containing redox enzyme family protein, with the protein MCDTVRSVVDRQRIPSMRPPLRDPSQTARHTVEHRLARCLDGPLDLQGRGDDSRALLRTAQDRLEAGIASQDPDALLDVHRSLYAVYETLLGHPLAPAARHERSAWFNVFRAMCEDALLEADLASLEGSLPSAVEAGRPHYLRQWFLTASQQRSPLDRAVEDHLEHKATLKEMTRFIQADGYLNYRFFDALVLAQTHFMESVKQEIGHHLWDECGAGDDSAAHTVQFTQALHRLGTSLPLLPPWEDWRPYAGFNLYFMLGTNRRHHLKALGSLAMPELFDVDRDDIVVRGLQRLGLDPHDGFQFFVNHVSGDAEHGPEWLSHVVTPIVRHDPAAGMELAQGAALRMLAMRRYNEFLADLLNVEPVQAVTGWT; encoded by the coding sequence ATGTGCGACACCGTCCGTAGCGTCGTCGACAGACAACGGATCCCGTCGATGCGGCCGCCTTTGCGAGACCCCTCGCAGACGGCGCGGCACACGGTTGAACACCGGCTCGCCCGCTGCCTGGACGGTCCGCTGGACCTCCAGGGCCGCGGCGACGACAGCAGGGCACTCCTGCGCACCGCGCAGGACCGGCTCGAAGCCGGGATCGCGAGCCAGGACCCCGACGCCCTGCTGGACGTCCACCGCTCGCTGTACGCGGTCTACGAGACCCTCCTCGGGCACCCCCTCGCCCCGGCCGCGCGGCACGAGCGCAGCGCGTGGTTCAACGTGTTCCGGGCGATGTGCGAGGACGCCCTCCTGGAGGCCGACCTCGCGTCGCTGGAGGGCAGCCTGCCATCAGCCGTCGAGGCCGGCCGGCCGCACTACCTGAGGCAGTGGTTCCTCACCGCCTCCCAGCAGCGCAGCCCGCTCGACCGGGCGGTGGAGGACCACCTCGAACACAAGGCGACCCTGAAGGAGATGACCCGGTTCATCCAGGCCGACGGCTATCTCAACTACCGGTTCTTCGACGCCCTGGTGCTGGCGCAGACCCACTTCATGGAGAGCGTCAAACAGGAGATCGGCCACCACCTGTGGGACGAGTGCGGCGCCGGCGACGACTCGGCGGCCCACACCGTCCAGTTCACCCAGGCCTTGCACCGGCTCGGCACGTCGCTGCCGCTCCTGCCGCCCTGGGAGGACTGGCGCCCCTACGCCGGCTTCAATCTGTACTTCATGCTCGGCACCAACCGCCGCCACCATCTCAAGGCGCTGGGCAGTCTGGCCATGCCCGAGCTGTTCGACGTGGACCGTGACGACATCGTCGTACGAGGTCTTCAGCGGCTGGGGCTCGACCCCCACGACGGATTCCAGTTCTTCGTGAACCACGTCTCCGGCGACGCCGAGCACGGGCCCGAGTGGCTGAGCCATGTCGTCACCCCGATCGTCCGCCACGACCCGGCCGCCGGCATGGAGCTCGCGCAGGGCGCGGCGCTGCGGATGCTCGCCATGCGCCGCTACAACGAGTTCCTCGCCGACCTGCTGAACGTCGAACCGGTCCAGGCCGTCACCGGGTGGACCTGA
- a CDS encoding KamA family radical SAM protein, protein MPLAPKEAVARPAGWKDWKWQQRHAVRSAGAIKEYFPGCPPEVLREIDAHASTRRFQVTPYYLSLIRTDGDRLRPLEDDPLWRQVCPSAPERADPYGYDGESENWELDEEMVTPVAQHKYGNRVIIRYSNICHAYCQFCYEALRTLERNSSKPSFERRHWLQTLDYLADHAEVEEVILSGGEPFMHSDEQLAGVLADLREVRPELVVRIHTRSLTFNPFRVTETLAQTLRAHEVQALGLHITHPNEITPAFVEALRRLQSAVPLVFSNVPLLRGVNACPETMRELSMSLYRLGVHAGYLYHFMPRSPKAELFWVPVDEGRRIVRSMKRHMSNPAVPEYVLPHPTGKYTVPLHDADEHPRHEQDSDGVRLLGFVNWRGEHVTYPDPE, encoded by the coding sequence ATGCCCCTCGCCCCCAAGGAAGCGGTGGCCCGCCCGGCCGGCTGGAAGGACTGGAAGTGGCAGCAGCGCCACGCCGTCCGCAGCGCCGGCGCGATCAAGGAGTACTTTCCCGGGTGCCCGCCCGAGGTGCTCCGGGAGATCGACGCCCACGCCTCGACCCGTCGGTTCCAGGTGACGCCCTACTACCTCAGCCTGATCCGCACGGACGGCGACCGGCTGCGTCCCCTCGAAGACGACCCGCTGTGGCGCCAGGTCTGTCCCTCGGCCCCGGAGCGTGCCGACCCCTACGGCTACGACGGGGAGAGCGAGAACTGGGAACTGGACGAGGAGATGGTGACCCCGGTCGCCCAGCACAAGTACGGCAACCGGGTCATCATCCGGTACTCCAACATCTGCCACGCGTACTGCCAGTTCTGCTACGAGGCACTGCGCACCCTCGAACGGAACTCGTCGAAGCCGTCCTTCGAGCGGCGCCACTGGCTCCAGACGCTGGACTACCTCGCGGACCACGCCGAGGTGGAGGAGGTGATCCTCAGCGGCGGCGAGCCGTTCATGCACAGCGACGAACAGCTCGCCGGGGTGCTGGCGGACCTCCGGGAGGTCCGTCCCGAGCTGGTCGTCCGCATCCACACCCGCAGCCTCACCTTCAACCCGTTCCGGGTCACCGAAACGCTGGCACAGACGCTGCGGGCGCACGAAGTGCAGGCGCTGGGCCTGCACATCACGCACCCCAACGAGATCACCCCGGCCTTCGTCGAGGCCCTGCGCCGGCTGCAGAGCGCGGTCCCCCTCGTGTTCTCCAACGTGCCCCTGCTGCGCGGCGTCAACGCGTGCCCCGAGACGATGCGGGAGCTGTCCATGTCCCTGTACCGGCTGGGCGTGCACGCCGGCTACCTGTACCACTTCATGCCCCGCAGCCCGAAGGCCGAGCTGTTCTGGGTCCCCGTGGACGAGGGCCGCAGGATCGTCCGGTCCATGAAACGCCACATGTCCAACCCCGCCGTCCCCGAGTACGTCCTGCCGCATCCGACCGGGAAGTACACCGTGCCGCTGCACGACGCGGACGAACACCCCAGGCACGAACAGGACTCCGACGGCGTCCGGTTGCTCGGCTTCGTGAACTGGCGCGGCGAGCACGTCACGTATCCCGACCCCGAATGA
- a CDS encoding C-terminal binding protein: MSRSHTDSRDLQRGPAPAPNAPRVVAVVDAPEGGYVDSTDLEQREAGSGIDVRLRVLSQSEVPELARRAPECIILWHRISLTAEFFALNSSCRVVVCASVGHDHVDTEAARASGVAVYHVPDYGVDEVADHTLALALNAVRRVRELDAHVRDGGWEWRRAEGVRRLRGAAWGLVGCGRIGQAVARRAASFGMRIGFYDPYVHPGTEKAHGWTRFWSLHELLAACEVVSLHVPLSPETEHMMDRAALEALAPGAVLINTSRGAVVDEDALRQVLDRGRPAAVGLDVAEHEPGVAGWLRGHPRALLTPHSAFYSVESMTELRRRAACAAAQALRDEPVTAAVRIV; encoded by the coding sequence GTGAGCCGATCGCACACCGACAGCCGTGATCTACAGCGGGGACCGGCACCCGCGCCGAACGCACCCCGGGTCGTGGCGGTCGTCGACGCCCCAGAGGGCGGTTATGTCGACAGCACCGACCTCGAACAGCGGGAGGCCGGCAGCGGGATCGACGTCCGGCTGCGGGTCCTGTCCCAGAGCGAGGTGCCCGAACTGGCGCGCCGGGCCCCGGAGTGCATCATCCTGTGGCATCGCATCTCCCTCACGGCCGAGTTCTTCGCGCTCAACTCCTCCTGCCGCGTGGTCGTCTGCGCGAGCGTGGGCCACGACCACGTGGACACCGAGGCCGCCCGGGCGAGCGGAGTGGCCGTCTACCACGTACCCGACTACGGCGTCGACGAGGTCGCGGACCACACGCTGGCCCTCGCCCTGAACGCCGTACGCCGTGTCCGGGAACTCGACGCGCATGTGCGCGACGGCGGATGGGAGTGGCGGCGGGCCGAGGGCGTGCGCCGACTGCGCGGCGCCGCCTGGGGTCTGGTGGGCTGCGGACGCATCGGGCAGGCGGTGGCCCGCCGGGCCGCGTCCTTCGGCATGCGCATCGGCTTCTACGATCCCTACGTCCACCCCGGCACCGAGAAGGCTCACGGCTGGACGCGCTTCTGGAGCCTGCACGAGCTGCTGGCGGCCTGCGAGGTCGTGAGCCTGCACGTGCCTCTCAGCCCGGAGACGGAGCACATGATGGACCGAGCCGCTCTGGAGGCACTCGCGCCGGGGGCCGTCCTGATCAACACCTCACGCGGCGCGGTCGTGGACGAGGACGCCCTGCGCCAGGTCCTGGACCGCGGCCGGCCGGCGGCCGTCGGACTGGACGTCGCCGAGCACGAACCGGGCGTCGCCGGCTGGCTGCGCGGACATCCCCGGGCCCTCCTCACCCCCCACTCCGCCTTCTACTCCGTCGAGTCGATGACCGAACTGCGGCGCAGGGCCGCCTGTGCGGCCGCCCAGGCGCTCCGCGACGAGCCGGTGACCGCGGCCGTCCGCATCGTGTGA
- a CDS encoding branched-chain amino acid transaminase yields MVTLSRSKSIWMDGEFVPWDDARIHFLTPSLHYGWAVYEGMRAHRTADGTAVFRIDDHIARLRNSARVYMMEVPYSDEEIAEAIVSLVKENGSQPCYIRPNIYLGYGSMGVSLDLSAARVAIATWPWSDYVDRQALARGCRVMTSGWRRNHQDAIPPQAKATGAYINSCMAKIGAQRAGYDDALLLTDTGHVAECSAANFFLVKDGVLHTPPVSEGILPGITRSTAMTLAAEAGLEVVERRIARAEAYTADEIFLTGTAIGVVPVASVDDRPTTSAGCGPVTKTVVEAYEDATSGRLPGHADWCTPV; encoded by the coding sequence GTGGTAACCCTCTCCCGATCCAAGTCGATCTGGATGGACGGCGAGTTCGTCCCCTGGGACGACGCCCGGATACACTTCCTGACGCCGTCCCTGCACTACGGCTGGGCTGTCTACGAGGGCATGCGCGCCCATCGCACGGCCGACGGCACGGCGGTCTTCCGGATCGACGACCACATAGCCCGGCTGCGCAACTCGGCACGGGTGTACATGATGGAGGTCCCGTACTCCGATGAGGAGATCGCTGAGGCGATCGTCTCCCTCGTCAAGGAGAACGGCTCGCAGCCCTGTTACATACGGCCGAACATCTACCTCGGCTATGGCAGCATGGGCGTCTCGCTGGATCTGTCGGCGGCCCGCGTGGCCATCGCCACCTGGCCCTGGTCCGACTACGTGGACCGGCAGGCGCTGGCGCGGGGCTGCCGGGTGATGACCAGCGGCTGGCGGCGCAACCACCAGGACGCCATCCCGCCGCAGGCGAAGGCGACCGGCGCCTACATCAACTCCTGCATGGCCAAGATCGGCGCCCAGCGGGCCGGCTACGACGACGCGCTGCTGTTGACCGACACCGGCCATGTCGCTGAGTGCTCGGCGGCCAACTTCTTCCTCGTCAAGGACGGTGTCCTGCACACGCCCCCGGTCAGCGAGGGGATCCTGCCCGGCATCACCCGCTCCACGGCCATGACGCTGGCCGCCGAAGCGGGCCTGGAGGTGGTCGAACGCCGGATCGCGCGGGCGGAGGCGTACACCGCAGACGAGATCTTCCTGACCGGCACGGCCATCGGCGTCGTCCCCGTGGCCTCCGTCGACGACCGGCCGACCACGTCCGCGGGCTGCGGGCCGGTCACCAAGACCGTCGTCGAGGCGTACGAGGACGCCACGTCGGGCCGGCTGCCCGGCCACGCGGACTGGTGCACCCCGGTCTGA
- a CDS encoding Ldh family oxidoreductase, translating into MDKVMPVADQYRIAPDVAETVAARALTDAGVAPADSAAVADALVQTSLRGISTHGLRLLPQYLSDIEHGIANPRPVCTVVRETGPTAVLDADSALGIVAGLRGTEEAVRRASRFGVSVVVVRNSNHFGAASVYSRAMAKAGMIGWVMTSCSPRVAPFNGSKAHLGTNPISVAAGVGDHEFVLDMATSQVCLGEIRERGRQGEPLEEGWAKDASGRPTVDAAQVSTLMPLGAGHKGQGLGMVVTLMTAVLAGSPLDWELEHIESAPHGRGRQVAHFLMCLDPAVFGGDEAFDERMRTFVDDTRHSPSAGAEPVRVPGDPERITAARNAAHGIPLDPRTGQRLYGLAADYGMDNLLPTTGIA; encoded by the coding sequence ATGGACAAGGTCATGCCCGTGGCCGACCAGTACCGCATCGCGCCGGACGTCGCCGAGACCGTCGCCGCCCGCGCCCTCACGGACGCCGGGGTGGCACCGGCCGACAGTGCCGCCGTGGCGGACGCGCTGGTGCAGACCTCGCTGCGGGGCATCAGCACCCACGGCCTGCGCCTGCTTCCGCAGTATCTGAGCGACATCGAGCACGGCATCGCCAACCCGCGGCCTGTCTGCACCGTGGTCAGGGAGACGGGACCCACCGCCGTCCTGGACGCGGACTCGGCCCTCGGCATCGTGGCCGGCCTGCGAGGAACCGAGGAAGCGGTGCGCAGGGCGAGCCGGTTCGGCGTCTCCGTGGTGGTGGTGCGCAACTCCAACCACTTCGGCGCGGCGTCCGTGTACAGCCGGGCGATGGCGAAGGCCGGGATGATCGGCTGGGTCATGACCTCCTGCTCGCCGCGGGTCGCGCCCTTCAACGGCAGCAAGGCGCACCTGGGCACCAACCCGATCAGCGTGGCCGCGGGCGTCGGGGACCACGAGTTCGTCCTGGACATGGCCACCAGCCAGGTGTGCCTGGGGGAGATCCGTGAACGCGGACGTCAGGGCGAACCGCTGGAGGAGGGCTGGGCCAAGGACGCTTCGGGACGCCCCACCGTCGACGCCGCGCAGGTCTCCACGCTCATGCCCCTCGGCGCCGGGCACAAGGGCCAGGGACTGGGCATGGTGGTCACCCTGATGACGGCGGTGCTCGCCGGCTCCCCGCTCGACTGGGAGCTGGAGCACATCGAGAGCGCCCCTCACGGCAGGGGCCGCCAGGTGGCGCACTTCCTGATGTGCCTGGACCCGGCCGTCTTCGGCGGGGACGAGGCGTTCGACGAACGTATGCGGACGTTCGTGGACGACACGCGGCACAGCCCCTCCGCGGGCGCCGAACCGGTGCGTGTGCCGGGCGACCCGGAGCGCATCACGGCGGCACGCAACGCCGCCCACGGCATCCCCCTGGACCCCCGCACGGGCCAGAGGCTGTACGGCCTGGCGGCCGACTACGGCATGGACAACCTGCTGCCCACCACCGGCATCGCCTGA
- a CDS encoding diiron oxygenase — protein MITDPQEGSTGNFGTVLFDAVDNPVIQRLALNWEKRATVKRDDPDLLDLFDPELPDYPDTIVPFKDHPTYRELSSEQQGEILSWAMIALNRNTMFSEQRVVNPAFSLILQGEFPGLWGEALEISLMQSMVDEQYHTLMHHMASGITRKRRGKPFKDSDLPLPYYSRVHMQLSADAPERWQRSLLTLSFATITELCIGGYLELIAKAPGIQPMNLALARLHRHDEVCHGSINGELVKVLYPQLNKEQQRFLLQALCDALEAYAANDYGTWQTVMKLVGVKGGEEMLLDVQDAGRKALLRDYSGLHRVFEDLDVLEQIEFDWSSVKVSGEIPYQ, from the coding sequence GTGATCACCGATCCTCAGGAAGGCAGCACCGGAAACTTCGGCACCGTGCTCTTCGACGCGGTGGACAACCCGGTCATCCAGCGGCTCGCCCTGAACTGGGAGAAGCGCGCCACGGTCAAGCGGGACGACCCCGACCTGCTCGATCTCTTCGATCCGGAACTCCCGGACTACCCCGACACGATCGTGCCGTTCAAGGACCACCCCACCTACCGGGAGCTGTCTTCCGAGCAGCAGGGGGAGATCCTGAGCTGGGCGATGATCGCGCTGAACCGGAACACGATGTTCTCCGAACAGCGCGTGGTCAACCCGGCGTTCAGCCTCATTCTCCAGGGAGAGTTCCCCGGACTGTGGGGTGAGGCGCTGGAGATCTCGCTGATGCAGTCGATGGTGGACGAGCAGTACCACACCCTCATGCACCACATGGCGAGCGGCATCACGCGCAAGCGGCGCGGCAAGCCGTTCAAGGACTCCGATCTGCCGCTGCCGTACTACTCCCGGGTGCACATGCAGCTCAGTGCGGACGCCCCGGAGCGCTGGCAGCGCAGTCTCCTCACGCTCTCCTTCGCCACCATCACGGAGCTGTGCATCGGCGGCTACCTCGAACTGATCGCCAAGGCTCCCGGCATCCAGCCCATGAACCTGGCCCTCGCCCGGCTGCACCGCCACGACGAGGTCTGCCACGGATCCATCAACGGCGAACTGGTCAAAGTCCTCTACCCCCAGCTGAACAAGGAACAGCAGCGCTTCCTGCTGCAGGCCCTGTGCGATGCGCTGGAGGCGTACGCGGCGAACGACTACGGCACGTGGCAGACCGTCATGAAGCTGGTCGGCGTCAAGGGTGGCGAGGAGATGCTGCTGGACGTCCAGGACGCCGGCCGCAAGGCGCTGCTGCGCGACTACAGCGGCCTGCACCGGGTCTTCGAGGACCTCGATGTGCTGGAGCAGATCGAGTTCGACTGGTCGAGCGTCAAGGTGTCCGGCGAGATCCCCTACCAGTGA
- a CDS encoding TauD/TfdA family dioxygenase, with protein sequence MTTSDVRDINELRSVLDRDGYIVIENVGSTENAEKLLSGLGSILPQYDGRKSHEIVVTPGFEDLLHSKTSREIYVHTEAPGWDPVPQYLALYCHAQARCGGGHTTICDGRKFLADLSDRERELMYDVETDFPGAYGTQGKDGEAEWTVHKPMVSRDVDGTEVIRFSYTHLTFGDYTPDLGRDVFVDRLPLGEEGIALAEHGTRFFNDNHLPVLVPDHALLIWDNRRMFHGRSSYTDQRRHLTRFFVGA encoded by the coding sequence TTGACCACTTCCGACGTGCGGGACATCAACGAACTCCGCTCGGTGCTCGACCGGGACGGATACATCGTCATCGAGAACGTGGGTTCCACCGAGAACGCCGAGAAGCTGCTGAGCGGGCTGGGCAGCATCCTGCCGCAGTACGACGGCCGCAAGTCGCACGAAATCGTGGTCACCCCCGGATTCGAGGATCTGCTGCACTCCAAGACCTCGAGGGAGATATACGTCCACACCGAGGCGCCGGGCTGGGACCCCGTCCCGCAGTACCTGGCCCTCTACTGCCACGCGCAGGCCCGGTGCGGAGGCGGGCACACGACGATCTGCGACGGGCGCAAGTTCCTCGCTGATCTCAGCGACCGCGAGCGGGAATTGATGTACGACGTGGAAACCGACTTCCCCGGCGCCTATGGAACGCAGGGAAAGGACGGCGAGGCCGAGTGGACGGTCCACAAGCCGATGGTTTCGCGTGACGTGGACGGCACCGAGGTGATCCGGTTCAGCTACACCCACCTCACGTTCGGAGATTACACACCCGACCTCGGCCGGGACGTCTTCGTCGACCGTCTGCCCCTGGGCGAGGAGGGCATCGCCCTCGCCGAGCACGGCACCAGGTTCTTCAACGACAACCACCTGCCGGTGCTCGTCCCGGACCACGCGCTGCTGATCTGGGACAACCGCCGGATGTTCCACGGCCGCAGCTCCTACACCGACCAGCGCCGGCACCTGACCCGCTTCTTCGTCGGCGCCTAG